The Sesamum indicum cultivar Zhongzhi No. 13 linkage group LG1, S_indicum_v1.0, whole genome shotgun sequence genome includes a window with the following:
- the LOC105165950 gene encoding ubiquitin-conjugating enzyme E2 27-like produces the protein MVDFARVQKELQECNRDFEVSGIRVVPNGEANLAHLLGTIPGPLGTPYEGGTFKIDITLPDGYPFEPPKMRFATKVWHPNISSQSGAICLDILKDQWSPALTLKTALLSVQALLSAPEPDDPQDAVVAQQYLRDYQTFVGTARYWTEAFAMISSLGVEEKVQKLVEMGFPEALVRSTLESVGGDENLALEKLCST, from the exons atggtggACTTTGCAAGGGTGCAGAAGGAGCTGCAAGAGTGCAACAgggactttgaggtgtctgggATAAGGGTCGTCCCTAATGGTGAAGCTAATCTTGCCCACTTGCTCGGTACAATCCCTGGTCCTCTTGGTACTCCTTATGAAGGCGGGACCTTCAAGATCGACATCACTTTACCTG ATGGTTACCCTTTTGAGCCTCCCAAAATGCGGTTTGCAACTAAAGTATG GCATCCTAATATAAGCAGTCAAAGTGGTGCCATATGCCTGGATATCCTGAAAGACCAATGGAGCCCGGCTCTGACTTTGAAAACAGCGCTCCTCTCTGTTCAAGCATTACTATCTGCTCCCGAACCTGATGATCCCCAGGATGCTGTCGTAGCACAACAG TATCTTAGGGACTACCAAACTTTTGTGGGCACCGCTCGTTACTGGACCGAAGCATTTGCCATGATATCATCTCTTGGCGTGGAGGAGAAG GTGCAAAAGCTTGTGGAGATGGGTTTTCCTGAAGCTCTAGTGAGGAGCACTCTGGAGAGCGTTGGCGGTGACGAAAACTTGGCTCTGGAGAAGCTTTGCTCTACTTAG